The proteins below are encoded in one region of Winogradskyella helgolandensis:
- a CDS encoding S41 family peptidase: protein MKKLLHKKILIPVFGVLIFFGTTAFKNDFFEIAKQIEIFTTLFKEINMNYVDDTNPGDLMDTAIKSMLDDLDPYTQFYNEQDVEASRINNAGDYTGIGAKVLTLKDKLVIVEPYQNYAADKAGLKAGDEIIKVDKVVVADFKDDAANLLQGAAGTEVSVTYRRQGKTNTVTIIRESLDIKAVPHYSMVNDKTGYVVLRKFNDKASSETIRAIKALKNQGATQLILDLRGNPGGLLHEAVNVTNIFVPKDQLVVTTKSKVKKYNKTYYTQREAVDTEIPLVVLIDGKSASASEIVSGALQDMDRAVVVGTRSFGKGLVQRPKPLTYGTQMKITISRYYTPSGRCIQALDYWNRDEDGNATRTQQENYNAFKTRNGRDVFDGGGVEPDVEVEFSKQTPISKAISNENLVFNFATDYYYDHQIEDLKGFSLSDSDFKKFKNYIKSSGFNFETKTEIALDKAIAVAKEEALEAEINSEYNALTAALQAYKTNAIDDNKTQLKSLLTDEIIKRYFYSEGLYTYYTANNAEIKKALSILNNPSQYAGILR from the coding sequence ATGAAAAAACTGCTACATAAAAAAATACTAATTCCTGTCTTTGGTGTGCTTATCTTTTTTGGCACCACAGCTTTTAAGAACGACTTTTTTGAAATTGCGAAACAAATAGAAATATTTACCACGCTTTTTAAGGAAATTAACATGAACTATGTGGATGATACCAACCCAGGAGATTTAATGGATACCGCTATTAAAAGCATGTTAGACGATTTAGATCCTTACACACAGTTTTATAACGAACAAGACGTAGAAGCCTCTAGAATTAACAATGCAGGGGATTATACAGGTATTGGAGCGAAGGTTTTAACCTTAAAAGATAAATTGGTTATTGTAGAACCTTATCAAAATTATGCTGCCGATAAAGCCGGACTTAAAGCTGGTGATGAAATTATTAAAGTAGATAAAGTTGTGGTTGCTGATTTTAAAGATGATGCTGCCAACCTACTACAGGGAGCTGCTGGTACAGAAGTTTCTGTGACCTATAGACGACAAGGCAAAACCAATACGGTCACTATTATTAGAGAATCGCTAGATATTAAAGCCGTACCACACTACTCTATGGTCAATGATAAAACCGGTTATGTGGTACTAAGAAAATTTAATGATAAAGCGTCTTCTGAGACAATAAGAGCTATTAAAGCCTTAAAAAATCAAGGCGCTACGCAATTAATATTAGATTTAAGAGGAAATCCTGGTGGTTTATTGCACGAAGCGGTTAACGTCACTAATATTTTTGTGCCGAAAGATCAATTAGTCGTAACCACTAAATCTAAAGTAAAAAAATACAATAAAACCTATTATACACAACGTGAAGCTGTAGATACTGAAATTCCATTAGTCGTTTTAATTGATGGTAAAAGTGCTTCAGCAAGCGAGATTGTTTCTGGTGCTTTACAAGACATGGATCGTGCAGTTGTAGTGGGAACAAGAAGTTTTGGTAAAGGTTTAGTACAACGACCAAAACCGTTGACTTATGGTACACAAATGAAGATTACAATTTCCAGATATTACACACCATCTGGTCGTTGTATTCAGGCTCTAGATTACTGGAATCGTGATGAAGATGGTAATGCCACAAGAACACAACAAGAAAACTATAATGCTTTTAAAACCAGAAATGGACGCGATGTGTTTGATGGAGGCGGTGTAGAACCAGATGTTGAAGTTGAATTTTCTAAGCAAACACCTATAAGTAAAGCGATATCTAACGAAAATCTAGTCTTCAACTTTGCAACAGACTATTATTACGATCATCAAATTGAAGATTTAAAAGGCTTTTCACTTTCAGATTCAGACTTTAAAAAGTTTAAAAATTATATTAAATCAAGCGGTTTTAATTTTGAAACTAAGACAGAAATAGCTTTAGATAAGGCTATTGCTGTAGCTAAAGAAGAAGCACTTGAAGCCGAAATTAATTCAGAATACAACGCCTTAACTGCCGCTTTACAAGCGTATAAAACCAATGCGATTGACGATAATAAAACACAATTAAAATCATTACTAACAGACGAAATTATTAAACGTTATTTTTATAGTGAAGGTTTATATACCTATTATACTGCTAATAATGCAGAAATTAAAAAAGCCTTAAGCATTCTTAATAATCCTTCGCAATATGCAGGCATTTTGAGATAG
- a CDS encoding sensor histidine kinase has protein sequence MMTISNDLLEDPNLNIDLKIIVHLRRALVYEIFEDFNRSKTELDLANILIQEHPEQKDEKYGELLYRYASLYRVYDNFTLANEYIDKSIAFSTKNKYNDVAAVAYMVKGFLISNNDISEKKNYFNLALYNYKTHSDSIGISSMYYNLADLYYTENNLNKAFIYTDSVMHYSKNFEYSFAFAQTHHLKSELYKKQNKLDSSLFFLEEYYHLKEALSYDRQLLKVKDIENNFLLEKEQIKRDNVFYENEKIKSFNAQLKSFIYSLIAALALFITALILIARKNKIIRETRHNITFINKELQKNVAEKEFLLKELNHRVKNNLSLIISLVNFQAIETKDAYSKLQFETLRQRIEAIAIVHEDMMGKSNSKLDDKHNINEYINKIGDSLIKLDTRTVVFHPQILNIEVSIDIAVPLGILINELISNSIKHAVVTDKLEIFIEISEENEYLNINYSDNGSSFYLKESGHGLGLFIIESMVKQLKGNLKRNGFYYIIKVLKNK, from the coding sequence ATGATGACCATTTCTAATGATTTATTAGAAGACCCTAATTTAAATATAGATTTAAAAATTATTGTTCACTTACGGCGTGCTTTAGTTTATGAGATTTTTGAAGATTTTAATAGAAGTAAAACAGAGTTAGACCTTGCCAATATCTTAATACAAGAACACCCCGAACAAAAAGATGAAAAATATGGGGAATTGCTATATCGTTATGCTTCCTTATATAGGGTTTATGATAATTTTACTTTAGCTAATGAATATATAGATAAATCCATAGCATTTTCAACCAAAAACAAGTATAACGACGTGGCAGCTGTGGCTTATATGGTTAAAGGTTTTTTGATTTCAAATAATGATATTTCAGAAAAAAAGAATTATTTTAATTTAGCACTTTATAATTATAAAACACACAGTGATTCAATAGGAATTTCTTCCATGTATTATAATTTAGCGGATCTATATTATACCGAGAATAACTTAAATAAGGCTTTCATTTATACAGATTCTGTTATGCATTACAGCAAAAATTTTGAATATTCATTTGCTTTTGCACAAACACATCACTTAAAAAGCGAGTTGTATAAAAAGCAAAATAAGTTAGATTCTTCTTTATTTTTTTTAGAAGAATATTACCATTTAAAAGAGGCCTTATCTTATGATCGCCAATTATTAAAAGTTAAAGATATTGAAAACAATTTTTTATTAGAAAAAGAGCAAATAAAACGCGATAATGTCTTTTATGAAAATGAAAAAATAAAGTCATTTAATGCTCAATTAAAAAGCTTTATTTATAGTTTGATAGCCGCTTTAGCATTATTCATAACAGCTCTAATATTAATTGCTAGAAAGAATAAAATAATACGAGAAACAAGACATAACATAACTTTCATTAATAAAGAATTACAAAAGAATGTAGCGGAAAAAGAATTTTTATTAAAAGAGCTTAACCATCGTGTAAAAAACAATCTATCATTAATTATTAGCCTTGTAAACTTTCAAGCGATAGAAACAAAAGACGCTTATTCAAAATTACAATTTGAAACCCTCAGGCAACGGATAGAAGCGATTGCGATTGTTCATGAAGATATGATGGGCAAGTCTAACTCAAAACTAGACGATAAACACAACATTAATGAATACATTAATAAAATAGGTGATTCGTTAATAAAACTAGATACGAGAACAGTTGTTTTTCATCCTCAAATTCTTAATATAGAAGTTTCTATAGATATTGCAGTACCTCTAGGTATTCTTATAAATGAGTTAATATCTAATAGTATAAAACATGCTGTAGTAACCGATAAATTAGAGATTTTTATTGAAATTTCTGAAGAAAATGAGTATTTGAATATTAACTATTCCGATAATGGTTCAAGTTTTTATTTAAAAGAATCAGGTCACGGTTTAGGCTTATTTATAATAGAAAGTATGGTCAAACAACTAAAAGGAAATTTAAAACGCAATGGGTTTTATTACATTATTAAAGTATTAAAAAACAAATAA
- a CDS encoding GNAT family N-acetyltransferase, whose protein sequence is MLDIIIKNFNELTTQELYNLLQLRSEVFVVEQDCVYQDIDGKDQKAHHILGYKDDKLVAYTRIFKPGYYFDESSIGRVVVQQNTRKFKYGYAIMKASIEAIKSHYNERIIRISAQTYLKQFYNNLEFYEVGEEYLEDGIPHINMIKS, encoded by the coding sequence ATGCTAGATATAATAATTAAGAATTTCAACGAATTAACAACGCAAGAACTTTATAATCTACTTCAATTACGTAGTGAAGTCTTTGTAGTTGAGCAAGATTGTGTATACCAGGATATAGACGGAAAGGATCAAAAAGCTCATCATATTTTAGGGTATAAAGATGATAAATTAGTGGCTTATACACGAATTTTTAAGCCAGGTTATTATTTTGATGAATCTAGTATTGGTAGAGTTGTAGTACAACAGAATACACGAAAATTTAAATATGGTTACGCTATAATGAAGGCGTCAATTGAAGCCATTAAATCGCATTATAATGAGCGTATAATTAGAATTTCTGCACAAACGTATTTGAAACAGTTTTATAACAATTTAGAATTTTATGAAGTAGGTGAGGAGTACCTAGAAGATGGTATTCCGCATATTAATATGATTAAGTCCTAA
- a CDS encoding OmpA family protein has translation MKPLFILLCLCFQLSFAQKELKHEVYFETDQHDIPETEHSRLLLFLSKIEDVDIEKVSIYGFTDDRGSDNYNLVLSQNRADAIKEVFSNNEFDESKMTNVDGKGKILVNIIKENDLNKIRGLNRKVEIIVTPVFPPKIKEVKPIVDTTEDLLRGDLKEGDKILLENLLFRTGYSYLTKESKVVLDRIAEILVERTNVYFTIEGHVCCTQGERDAIDRKTKKRNLSVARAKYIYDYLVDKGVKHYRMKFAGMRRKQPLGGEPQLDRRVEILVTRIYEKK, from the coding sequence ATGAAACCCCTATTTATCCTATTATGCTTATGTTTTCAACTTTCTTTTGCTCAAAAGGAACTGAAGCACGAAGTATATTTTGAAACTGACCAACACGATATTCCTGAAACTGAGCACAGTAGGTTATTACTTTTTCTGTCCAAAATTGAAGATGTTGATATAGAAAAAGTGTCCATTTACGGCTTTACAGATGATCGCGGTAGTGATAATTACAATCTTGTTTTATCGCAAAATCGTGCAGATGCTATAAAAGAAGTCTTTTCTAATAACGAATTTGATGAGTCTAAAATGACCAACGTTGATGGAAAAGGTAAAATTTTAGTGAATATTATTAAAGAAAATGATCTTAATAAAATACGTGGTTTAAACCGTAAAGTTGAAATCATTGTAACTCCTGTTTTTCCTCCAAAAATAAAGGAAGTAAAACCTATTGTTGACACGACTGAAGATTTATTAAGAGGTGATTTAAAAGAAGGTGATAAAATTCTATTAGAAAATTTGTTGTTTAGAACAGGCTATAGCTATCTAACAAAAGAATCTAAAGTTGTACTCGATAGAATTGCAGAAATTTTAGTAGAACGAACCAATGTATATTTCACTATTGAAGGCCATGTGTGCTGTACACAAGGTGAAAGAGATGCCATTGATCGTAAGACTAAAAAAAGAAACCTATCTGTGGCACGCGCAAAATATATCTATGATTATTTAGTTGATAAAGGTGTGAAACATTACCGCATGAAATTTGCTGGTATGAGACGAAAACAACCCCTTGGAGGTGAACCACAATTAGATAGACGTGTCGAAATTTTAGTGACTCGCATTTATGAAAAAAAATAA
- the rnpA gene encoding ribonuclease P protein component has product MRFSIFVKPDKRNVNFKYSKKDKLKSKKLIEQLFTNGKAVTAYPLRLVYLKTEYEDGSTLKTGVSVSKRLHKTAVSRNQIKRLLREAYRLNKPLYFNNSSESYAFMILYLSKDGTTFDKLNDGMKLLFRKFTDKIATHEKTAT; this is encoded by the coding sequence ATGCGGTTTTCTATTTTTGTTAAACCTGATAAACGAAACGTGAACTTTAAGTATTCAAAAAAAGATAAACTAAAAAGTAAAAAGTTAATAGAACAGCTTTTTACTAATGGCAAAGCTGTTACCGCTTATCCGCTAAGATTGGTGTATCTTAAAACTGAATACGAAGATGGTTCAACATTAAAAACAGGTGTTTCTGTAAGTAAACGATTGCATAAAACGGCCGTTTCTAGAAACCAAATTAAACGATTGCTCCGCGAAGCCTATAGACTGAATAAACCCTTATATTTTAACAATAGTTCTGAATCTTATGCGTTTATGATTTTGTACCTTAGTAAGGATGGAACAACTTTTGATAAACTAAATGATGGTATGAAATTATTGTTTCGGAAATTTACCGACAAAATCGCTACACATGAAAAAACTGCTACATAA
- the rpiB gene encoding ribose 5-phosphate isomerase B — translation MNISIGNDHAGPDYKFAIVKHLEAKGHTVINYGTDSLDSVDYPDFVHPVAKDVEAKKVDFGILICGSANGVAMTANKYQHVRAGVCWTNEITELTRLHNNANIICIPARFTSIPQAIKMVDTFLETKFEGGRHQNRVDKIPASC, via the coding sequence ATGAACATTTCAATAGGAAACGATCACGCAGGACCAGATTATAAATTTGCTATCGTAAAACATTTAGAAGCTAAAGGACATACCGTTATTAATTACGGAACCGATAGTTTAGATAGTGTAGATTATCCAGATTTTGTACATCCTGTTGCTAAAGATGTGGAGGCTAAAAAAGTAGATTTTGGTATTCTTATTTGTGGAAGCGCTAATGGAGTGGCTATGACCGCTAATAAATACCAACATGTAAGAGCTGGTGTATGTTGGACGAATGAAATTACAGAATTAACGCGTTTACATAATAATGCAAATATTATATGTATTCCAGCACGTTTTACATCGATTCCACAAGCTATTAAAATGGTAGATACATTCTTAGAGACTAAGTTTGAAGGAGGTCGTCATCAAAACCGTGTAGATAAGATTCCGGCATCATGTTAA
- a CDS encoding cation diffusion facilitator family transporter, which translates to MNHHHNHSHSPKDLKGQKLLISILLNIVITIAQVIGGLVSGSLSLLSDALHNFSDVVSLIVSYVAARLSKQKASINRTFGYKRAEILAAFINASTLIIVAIILIFEAVKRFNNPQEIESGLVIWLAIIAIIGNGLSVLLLRKDSKNNINMRSAYLHLLTDMLASVAVLVGGLLMKYYQLFWVDSLLTLLIALYLIWVGYDLLKTSTKMLMLFTPDTINIKDVVRTVNKLPKVSKLHHVHIWNLSDDELHLEAHLDLTEDISTTAFNDLLLDIETVLHDEFNINHVTIQPEFNKEDPKEVIVQD; encoded by the coding sequence ATGAACCACCATCATAACCATTCTCACAGTCCTAAAGATTTAAAGGGGCAAAAGCTATTAATTTCAATACTCTTAAATATTGTTATTACAATAGCTCAGGTTATTGGTGGATTAGTTTCTGGTAGTTTATCATTACTTAGTGACGCTTTACATAATTTTAGCGATGTTGTTTCTTTAATTGTTAGTTATGTCGCTGCTCGTTTATCTAAGCAAAAAGCGTCTATTAATAGAACCTTTGGCTATAAACGTGCCGAAATTTTAGCGGCATTCATTAATGCTAGTACACTTATTATAGTCGCGATTATCTTAATTTTTGAAGCTGTAAAACGTTTTAATAATCCTCAAGAAATAGAATCTGGCTTAGTGATTTGGTTAGCTATTATAGCCATTATAGGAAATGGTTTGAGTGTTTTATTATTAAGAAAAGATTCTAAAAATAACATTAATATGCGGTCTGCCTATTTGCATTTACTTACAGATATGTTAGCAAGTGTAGCAGTATTAGTTGGTGGGTTATTAATGAAATACTATCAACTATTTTGGGTAGATAGTTTATTAACCTTATTAATTGCTTTATATTTAATTTGGGTGGGTTACGATTTATTAAAAACATCGACTAAAATGTTAATGTTGTTTACACCAGATACTATTAATATTAAAGATGTAGTAAGAACTGTTAATAAACTACCTAAAGTTAGTAAACTACATCATGTTCATATTTGGAATTTAAGTGATGATGAGTTGCATTTAGAAGCCCATTTGGACTTAACAGAAGACATTTCTACGACTGCGTTTAATGATTTACTTTTAGATATTGAAACGGTTTTACATGATGAATTTAACATCAACCATGTTACTATCCAACCAGAGTTTAATAAAGAAGACCCTAAAGAGGTCATTGTACAAGATTAA
- a CDS encoding response regulator transcription factor, whose amino-acid sequence MYNILIVEDEILIANLLKNYIESAGFKCCGIAIDFEEALDILGTEQTIDLVFLDVSLFGVKTGIDIANYINTKYDIPYLYLTSYNDVNTLNEITKTNPIGYLSKPFKKIDVVTALQLHFNSNKTIDVKSFKFTNGKSIYTVDLTELLYVKSEHVYSRLTFLNETLLIRQSLSSLINTFPEELLIRINKSVAINPNFINKTSGTTVEVKDEVFKLSRKFTHNLKDLDNFI is encoded by the coding sequence ATGTATAATATACTAATTGTAGAAGACGAAATACTTATTGCTAATTTACTAAAAAATTATATTGAGAGTGCTGGATTTAAGTGTTGTGGTATTGCTATAGATTTTGAAGAGGCTCTAGACATCTTAGGTACTGAACAAACTATTGACTTGGTGTTTTTAGATGTATCGTTATTTGGTGTCAAAACAGGTATTGATATCGCTAATTATATAAATACTAAATATGATATTCCTTATCTATACTTAACGTCTTACAATGATGTTAATACCTTAAATGAGATAACAAAAACGAATCCGATAGGTTATTTATCAAAACCATTCAAAAAAATTGATGTGGTTACAGCGCTACAATTGCATTTCAATTCTAATAAAACAATTGATGTTAAAAGCTTTAAATTTACTAATGGTAAATCTATTTATACTGTAGATCTGACAGAACTTTTATATGTAAAATCAGAGCATGTTTATTCTAGGTTAACGTTTTTAAATGAAACACTTTTAATCAGACAATCTTTAAGTAGTTTAATAAATACGTTTCCTGAAGAATTGCTTATTAGAATTAACAAAAGTGTTGCAATTAATCCAAACTTTATTAATAAAACATCAGGGACAACAGTAGAAGTTAAGGATGAAGTCTTTAAACTTTCAAGAAAATTTACCCACAATTTGAAAGATTTAGACAATTTTATATAA